One Chitinophagales bacterium genomic window carries:
- a CDS encoding two-component system response regulator: MSGKKSILMIEDDDSVRMLMEYLLRDSYTVKTQKDGMEGMVWLDSGNTPDLILLDTEMPRLNGFEFLRNVRRSGYYRNIPVIMLVGSEHSDRIINFLHQGANDILMKPFNPKDLFEKIDNILNNSN, translated from the coding sequence ATGAGCGGAAAGAAAAGTATTTTGATGATTGAAGACGATGACAGCGTAAGGATGTTGATGGAATACCTACTACGGGATTCCTACACAGTGAAAACGCAAAAAGACGGTATGGAAGGTATGGTATGGCTGGATAGCGGCAATACGCCAGACCTGATTCTTCTGGATACCGAGATGCCCCGCCTGAACGGATTTGAGTTTCTGAGAAACGTAAGAAGAAGCGGTTATTACCGCAACATACCTGTTATAATGCTGGTGGGAAGTGAGCATTCCGATAGAATTATCAACTTCCTGCATCAAGGGGCTAATGATATTCTCATGAAGCCGTTCAACCCGAAAGACCTTTTTGAAAAAATTGATAACATATTGAATAATAGCAACTGA
- a CDS encoding glycosyl transferase, with amino-acid sequence MRQPLVSIITVNYNQTKVTCDMLESVKKLTYPAVEVIVVDNGSQENPEQKLKEVLPSTRVIRSEVNLGFAGGNNLGIKIASGEFLFFVNNDTVLTPNIIENLLNPFRQFENMGIVSPKIYYYDTPHTIQYAGYTRINPCTARNRTIGQFERDHGQYEKPHPVPYAHGAAMMVSRKVIEKVGPMPEFFFLYYEEFDWCEQVRKAGFEVYYEPKAKIYHRESVSIGALSPLKTYYLTRNRILFMRRHAGELNFALFTVFLVLFTIPKNLLSYILCGQWRQARAFVKGIIWNIRHHSAETTSQHPANA; translated from the coding sequence ATGCGACAGCCGTTAGTGTCAATTATTACGGTAAATTATAACCAGACAAAGGTAACCTGTGACATGCTGGAATCTGTGAAAAAGCTCACTTACCCTGCCGTAGAAGTAATTGTGGTGGATAACGGTTCACAGGAAAATCCGGAACAAAAACTTAAAGAGGTGTTGCCCTCTACCCGAGTTATCCGTAGCGAGGTGAATCTTGGCTTTGCTGGCGGCAACAATCTGGGCATAAAAATCGCATCAGGTGAATTTTTGTTTTTTGTCAACAATGACACTGTACTCACGCCCAATATCATTGAAAACCTGTTGAATCCCTTCCGGCAATTTGAAAATATGGGTATAGTAAGCCCCAAAATATATTATTATGATACTCCGCACACTATTCAGTATGCCGGTTACACACGCATCAACCCCTGCACCGCCCGCAACCGCACCATAGGTCAGTTTGAAAGAGACCATGGTCAATATGAAAAGCCACATCCTGTGCCTTATGCTCATGGCGCAGCCATGATGGTAAGCCGCAAAGTCATTGAAAAGGTAGGACCCATGCCAGAGTTCTTTTTTTTATATTACGAGGAATTTGATTGGTGCGAGCAGGTCAGGAAAGCAGGATTTGAAGTGTATTATGAACCCAAGGCAAAAATATATCACAGAGAGTCCGTCTCCATTGGTGCACTCAGCCCACTCAAGACTTACTATCTGACACGTAATCGCATCCTGTTTATGCGCAGGCACGCCGGTGAACTGAATTTTGCCCTGTTCACTGTGTTTCTGGTTCTGTTTACAATACCCAAAAACCTGCTGAGTTATATCCTATGCGGACAATGGCGCCAGGCCCGGGCTTTTGTAAAGGGCATTATCTGGAATATCCGGCACCATTCTGCTGAAACCACATCTCAACATCCTGCAAATGCTTGA
- a CDS encoding acetyltransferase — MNWVETIKKNKRLKTLALWMLMPANQARPRRWVKWFLNPLKHKRGRNALIRPYTRMDVFPFNDFVLGADSTIEDFATINNGVGHVRIGARTRIGISCVVIGPVTIGDDVMLAQNIVLSGLNHPYEDISCPISRQKVTTKEIIVKDESWIGANAVITAGVTIGKHVVVAAGSVVTRDVPDYSVVAGNPAKIIKRYNFETRLWEKVT, encoded by the coding sequence ATGAACTGGGTTGAGACCATAAAAAAGAATAAGCGACTGAAAACATTGGCTCTGTGGATGCTGATGCCAGCTAATCAGGCTCGTCCGCGCAGGTGGGTGAAGTGGTTTTTGAATCCTTTAAAGCATAAGCGCGGCAGGAATGCGCTCATTCGTCCTTATACACGGATGGACGTGTTTCCGTTTAATGATTTTGTACTCGGAGCGGATTCCACAATAGAAGATTTCGCAACGATAAATAACGGGGTTGGGCACGTACGTATCGGTGCCCGTACGCGCATCGGCATCTCCTGTGTGGTTATCGGTCCCGTGACTATCGGGGATGATGTCATGCTGGCTCAAAATATTGTACTTTCCGGGCTGAATCATCCCTATGAAGATATATCCTGCCCCATCAGCAGGCAAAAAGTAACTACAAAAGAAATTATTGTGAAAGATGAATCGTGGATAGGCGCCAATGCGGTGATAACGGCCGGAGTTACCATAGGCAAGCACGTGGTGGTAGCTGCTGGTAGCGTAGTGACGCGTGATGTGCCAGATTATTCGGTGGTGGCGGGTAATCCGGCTAAAATCATCAAGCGGTATAACTTTGAAACGCGTTTATGGGAAAAAGTAACCTGA
- a CDS encoding flippase, which translates to MVFGFGSVFFLLKLLSKDEFGIWALFLTVTSIIEVARNGLIQNALIKHLASAPEAEHGVITTASFVLNFLLTALTVVLLLLLSGWLSQLWNAPPLAGMLKIYCITTILLIGLSQLIFVQQANFDFRGNFWGNFVRQGSLFAYIVLGYFFKADVSLYDLAWFQVAGALLGGGTAFFFGRKYLRMTGHISWYWVAELFHYGKFVLGTNISSMLYKSIDKMMLGAMLSTASVAIYDLAIRITNLLEVPTASMAAIMFPQSARQAVTQGNAAVKRLYEKSVGIILALVLPAVGAIWIFAEPAILLVAGSDYLDTVPVLRLTLLYGVFFPFSRQFGTVLDSMGKPRTNFYFVAISAVLNIIFNYVFITRFGVMGAVYGALVTAVIRLALSQIVLYNILKVNFLNVFIYMKEFYIQGALFGMALLRKRLGSQAIIL; encoded by the coding sequence ATGGTTTTTGGTTTCGGCAGTGTGTTTTTTTTGCTCAAACTGCTAAGCAAAGACGAATTCGGAATATGGGCACTTTTTCTCACGGTAACCTCCATTATAGAGGTGGCCCGTAACGGTCTTATTCAAAATGCTTTGATAAAACACCTTGCCTCTGCCCCGGAAGCTGAGCATGGAGTTATAACCACGGCATCTTTTGTTTTGAACTTTCTTTTGACAGCATTAACAGTTGTGCTGCTGTTGTTGCTTTCGGGTTGGCTCAGTCAGCTCTGGAATGCCCCTCCACTGGCCGGCATGCTGAAAATTTATTGCATTACTACGATTTTACTCATCGGATTGTCGCAGCTCATCTTTGTTCAGCAGGCAAATTTTGATTTCCGGGGCAACTTCTGGGGCAATTTTGTCCGGCAGGGTTCGCTGTTTGCTTACATTGTACTCGGTTACTTTTTCAAAGCAGACGTTTCATTGTATGATTTGGCGTGGTTTCAGGTGGCAGGGGCATTACTGGGAGGGGGAACGGCATTTTTTTTTGGAAGAAAATATCTGAGGATGACAGGCCATATTTCCTGGTATTGGGTGGCCGAGCTGTTTCATTACGGGAAATTTGTGCTGGGGACCAATATTAGCTCAATGTTATACAAAAGCATTGATAAGATGATGCTTGGTGCAATGCTTTCAACTGCTTCTGTGGCGATTTATGATCTGGCCATTCGCATTACCAATTTGCTGGAGGTGCCAACGGCCTCCATGGCTGCGATTATGTTTCCCCAGAGCGCACGTCAGGCGGTTACTCAGGGAAACGCAGCGGTGAAACGCCTTTATGAAAAGTCGGTTGGTATTATTCTGGCATTGGTGTTACCGGCTGTTGGTGCAATCTGGATTTTTGCCGAACCTGCCATTTTGCTGGTTGCCGGAAGTGATTATCTTGATACAGTGCCCGTTCTGCGCCTGACTTTGCTTTATGGAGTGTTTTTCCCCTTTTCCCGCCAGTTTGGTACCGTGCTGGACTCCATGGGCAAACCACGTACAAATTTTTATTTCGTGGCAATCAGCGCGGTGCTTAACATTATTTTTAATTATGTATTTATTACCCGTTTTGGAGTTATGGGGGCGGTGTACGGTGCATTGGTCACTGCTGTAATCCGGTTGGCACTCTCGCAAATTGTATTGTATAATATACTGAAAGTTAATTTTTTGAATGTATTTATCTACATGAAGGAGTTTTACATACAAGGGGCTCTCTTCGGGATGGCATTGCTTCGGAAAAGACTGGGCTCTCAAGCCATTATCTTGTGA
- a CDS encoding cAMP-binding protein, with the protein MLEHLRHHITRFISITRRDFDKLTPFFKPLYLKKKDFLFRQNEVCRYIAFVHKGCLRNYHIDNKGEEQIIYFALEDWWVADLQSFFLNIPSQFNLQALENCELLAASKPDFEQAFIAVPVFEKFYRIKTQIAYTSSQQSLVEKSETAEDRYIKLLKTAPGLVQRVPQRYLASYLGIKPQSLSRIRKKISGTGH; encoded by the coding sequence ATGCTCGAACATTTGAGACACCATATAACCAGATTTATTTCAATAACACGCAGGGACTTTGATAAATTAACTCCCTTTTTTAAGCCTCTTTATCTGAAAAAGAAAGATTTCCTGTTTCGTCAAAATGAGGTGTGCCGCTACATCGCCTTTGTGCATAAAGGATGTCTCAGAAATTATCATATTGATAACAAGGGAGAAGAGCAGATCATCTATTTTGCCCTGGAAGACTGGTGGGTGGCAGATTTGCAAAGTTTCTTTCTGAATATCCCTTCACAATTCAATCTGCAAGCACTGGAAAACTGTGAACTCCTCGCTGCTTCTAAACCCGATTTTGAGCAGGCGTTTATCGCAGTGCCTGTCTTTGAAAAATTCTATCGCATTAAAACACAAATTGCCTACACCTCCTCACAGCAGTCTCTGGTTGAGAAATCTGAAACAGCTGAAGACCGGTACATCAAGCTGCTCAAAACTGCTCCCGGCCTGGTGCAGCGGGTGCCGCAGCGTTATCTCGCCTCCTATCTGGGCATCAAGCCGCAGTCGCTCAGCCGCATCCGGAAAAAAATTTCCGGCACAGGCCATTAG